From Candidatus Neomarinimicrobiota bacterium:
TGCTGGAATACGGAATCGGCCGAATTGGCGCGTCGGCACAACGACTCAAATGTACTTTCTATCGGGGAGCGAATGGTGACGAAAAAGGAGGCCCTGGAGATTGTCGACATCTGGCTCGAGACCGGCTTTGACGGCGGCCGACACGCCCGGCGGATTAATCAGATAGACGCCGGTTAAACCGGAGTAACAAGAGGGTATTCGTCATGTATATCTTATTGATAATGCAAGAATTATCATGACTTCTTTCTTGACTAAATCTGAAAAATTTGCTATTAATTATATTCTGATAAAAGGTGTGGTAAAATTCCACACTCCCTGAATTGAAAACATAGAAAAATTCAATATTTGGTTTGGATTTATATACAAATGTAAATAGTTTACCAAGGTGTAAAGATGGATTGGTTTACTGACGGAATTGTGACTTGCAGAGAATTGGGGTAAGACTGGTTTGGCGACTGTAAACTTTACGATTTTTGACGAGTATGAACCTATCCTGGAAGGAGCTTTCGTTTGAATTCCGTCTCCTACCTTCCTTTTCTTGTCTATGTTATTGGTGTGGCCGTAGTCGTTGGTTTTATGGTTGGCGTTACCTATTTCTTTGGTGGCAGGCATAAAGATCGTGAAACGGATCTCCCGTTTGAGTCGGGGATTCAATCCACCGGGAACGCCCGAATTCGATTCTCAGCTAAATTTTACCTGGTGGCCATGCTGTTCGTAATTTTTGATTTGGAAGTTGTGTTTATTTTCGCTTGGGCAATCGCCGGGAAGGAACTGGGCTGGACGGGTTACGGGGCGCTCGCAGTGTTTATGGTTATTTTAGTGGCCGGATTGATTTACGAGTGGCGAATGGGAGCGCTGGACTGGAAAAGTACCGATCGAAAATACATGCGTCTGAAGGAGGTACAATAGATATATGCAGCGGTTAACAAAAAGTCCGGGAGCGTCGGGG
This genomic window contains:
- a CDS encoding NADH-quinone oxidoreductase subunit A, whose product is MVGVTYFFGGRHKDRETDLPFESGIQSTGNARIRFSAKFYLVAMLFVIFDLEVVFIFAWAIAGKELGWTGYGALAVFMVILVAGLIYEWRMGALDWKSTDRKYMRLKEVQ